Proteins co-encoded in one Juglans regia cultivar Chandler chromosome 16, Walnut 2.0, whole genome shotgun sequence genomic window:
- the LOC109009261 gene encoding myb family transcription factor PHL8-like isoform X2, producing the protein MQNQKMNLVLSTDAKPRLKWTAELHQRFVEAVEQLGGAEKATPKSLMRVMGIPGLTLYHLKSHLQKYRLGKSQQPESCSDNKEKDYGEIRIATDGHFSREVSDAAHNQINDSQIAQALQLQMEVHRKLHDQIEVQRHLQLRIEAQGKYLQSVLKKAQETLTGYNSSPQGLELAKAELSHLVSIVNTGCPSSSISELTETGDFSVKDIERKQIRGTLCSMESSLTSSESSGRKEEKRSMKESGDPQKSNATTLELSLMDIHPGRTDTRNQASERKRSRGFISDGICVEQPVAKRSPTHRDKSGNPLRKSGLLEKLDLNSQYQHDIDSGPKVIDLNCKGIERCNGLEA; encoded by the exons ATGCAAAATCAGAAAATGAATTTGGTTCTGTCAACAGATGCAAAGCCCAGATTAAAATGGACTGCAGAACTTCATCAGAGATTTGTTGAAGCAGTGGAACAACTTGGAGGGGCAGAAA AGGCAACACCGAAGAGCCTGATGAGAGTGATGGGAATTCCAGGATTGACGTTGTACCACCTGAAGAGTCATTTACAG AAATATAGGCTGGGGAAAAGCCAACAGCCAGAATCCTGCAGTGACAATAAGGAAAAGG ATTACGGAGAGATTCGGATCGCCACAGATGGGCATTTCAGTCGGGAAGTCAGTGATGCAGCCCACAATCAGATTAATGA CTCGCAGATTGCTCAAGCTCTCCAATTGCAAATGGAAGTCCATAGGAAACTGCATGACCAGATTGAG GTACAGAGACATTTGCAGCTGAGAATTGAAGCCCAAGGGAAGTACTTACAATCAGTTCTCAAGAAAGCCCAGGAAACTCTTACTGGGTATAATTCTTCTCCTCAGGGGTTAGAACTAGCAAAAGCTGAACTGTCTCACTTAGTCTCAATTGTTAACACTGGTTGCCCGAGCTCTTCAATCTCAGAATTGACAGAAACAGGAGATTTTAGTGTTAAAGACATCGAGAGAAAACAAATTAGAGGCACATTATGTTCAATGGAAAGCTCCTTGACATCGTCCGAAAGCTCTgggagaaaggaagagaagcgATCAATGAAAGAGAGTGGTGACCCCCAGAAGTCTAATGCAACTACTCTTGAACTATCGTTAATGGACATTCACCCAGGGAGAACTGATACAAGGAATCAAGCAAGTGAGAGGAAGAGAAGTAGAGGTTTCATTTCTGATGGTATTTGTGTAGAACAACCCGTTGCTAAAAGATCACCAACCCACAGAGACAAAAGTGGAAATCCTCTGAGAAAATCTGGATTATTGGAGAAACTAGATCTCAATAGCCAATATCAGCATGACATTGATTCAGGTCCAAAAGTAATAGACTTGAACTGCAAGGGCATAGAACGATGCAACGGCTTGGAAGCTTGA
- the LOC109009261 gene encoding myb family transcription factor PHL8-like isoform X1 yields MQNQKMNLVLSTDAKPRLKWTAELHQRFVEAVEQLGGAEKATPKSLMRVMGIPGLTLYHLKSHLQKYRLGKSQQPESCSDNKEKDYGEIRIATDGHFSREVSDAAHNQINDSSQIAQALQLQMEVHRKLHDQIEVQRHLQLRIEAQGKYLQSVLKKAQETLTGYNSSPQGLELAKAELSHLVSIVNTGCPSSSISELTETGDFSVKDIERKQIRGTLCSMESSLTSSESSGRKEEKRSMKESGDPQKSNATTLELSLMDIHPGRTDTRNQASERKRSRGFISDGICVEQPVAKRSPTHRDKSGNPLRKSGLLEKLDLNSQYQHDIDSGPKVIDLNCKGIERCNGLEA; encoded by the exons ATGCAAAATCAGAAAATGAATTTGGTTCTGTCAACAGATGCAAAGCCCAGATTAAAATGGACTGCAGAACTTCATCAGAGATTTGTTGAAGCAGTGGAACAACTTGGAGGGGCAGAAA AGGCAACACCGAAGAGCCTGATGAGAGTGATGGGAATTCCAGGATTGACGTTGTACCACCTGAAGAGTCATTTACAG AAATATAGGCTGGGGAAAAGCCAACAGCCAGAATCCTGCAGTGACAATAAGGAAAAGG ATTACGGAGAGATTCGGATCGCCACAGATGGGCATTTCAGTCGGGAAGTCAGTGATGCAGCCCACAATCAGATTAATGA CAGCTCGCAGATTGCTCAAGCTCTCCAATTGCAAATGGAAGTCCATAGGAAACTGCATGACCAGATTGAG GTACAGAGACATTTGCAGCTGAGAATTGAAGCCCAAGGGAAGTACTTACAATCAGTTCTCAAGAAAGCCCAGGAAACTCTTACTGGGTATAATTCTTCTCCTCAGGGGTTAGAACTAGCAAAAGCTGAACTGTCTCACTTAGTCTCAATTGTTAACACTGGTTGCCCGAGCTCTTCAATCTCAGAATTGACAGAAACAGGAGATTTTAGTGTTAAAGACATCGAGAGAAAACAAATTAGAGGCACATTATGTTCAATGGAAAGCTCCTTGACATCGTCCGAAAGCTCTgggagaaaggaagagaagcgATCAATGAAAGAGAGTGGTGACCCCCAGAAGTCTAATGCAACTACTCTTGAACTATCGTTAATGGACATTCACCCAGGGAGAACTGATACAAGGAATCAAGCAAGTGAGAGGAAGAGAAGTAGAGGTTTCATTTCTGATGGTATTTGTGTAGAACAACCCGTTGCTAAAAGATCACCAACCCACAGAGACAAAAGTGGAAATCCTCTGAGAAAATCTGGATTATTGGAGAAACTAGATCTCAATAGCCAATATCAGCATGACATTGATTCAGGTCCAAAAGTAATAGACTTGAACTGCAAGGGCATAGAACGATGCAACGGCTTGGAAGCTTGA